From Rhodovastum atsumiense, a single genomic window includes:
- a CDS encoding ABC transporter ATP-binding protein — protein sequence MALLEIRGLRTWFRTEAGMLKAVDGVDLTLERGETLALVGESGSGKSVTACSLLRLVEPAGGRIAGGEVLFRGTDLLRLDAAGIRAVRGDRIAMIFQEPLSALNPVQTIGAQIVEALRLHRRLSRRAAWKRAMELLALVQIPSPHERAREFPHRLSGGMRQRAMIAMALACEPELLIADEPTTALDVTTQVQILALLRDLQRRLGMGLLLITHDLGVVAEVADRVAVMYAGRVVEEGPVDRFFAAPAHPYARGLLDAVRLEALAPGSRLPEIPGMVPSLVRRPPGCAFAPRCARVSPRCEEEDPVLRTEADGCRHACFNPHRGDDAGQAAA from the coding sequence ATGGCCCTGCTGGAGATCCGCGGCCTGCGCACCTGGTTCCGCACCGAAGCCGGCATGCTCAAGGCGGTGGACGGCGTCGACCTGACGCTGGAGCGCGGCGAGACGCTGGCCCTGGTCGGCGAGAGCGGCAGCGGCAAGTCGGTCACCGCCTGCTCGCTGCTGCGCCTGGTGGAGCCCGCCGGCGGGCGCATCGCCGGCGGGGAGGTGCTCTTCCGCGGCACCGACCTGCTGCGGCTGGACGCGGCCGGTATCCGCGCCGTGCGCGGCGACCGCATCGCCATGATCTTCCAGGAACCGCTCTCGGCGCTCAACCCGGTGCAGACCATCGGCGCGCAGATCGTCGAGGCGCTGCGGCTGCATCGCCGCCTGAGCCGCCGTGCTGCCTGGAAGCGGGCCATGGAATTGCTGGCGCTGGTGCAGATCCCCTCGCCGCACGAGCGGGCCCGCGAATTCCCGCACCGGCTGTCGGGCGGCATGCGCCAGCGGGCGATGATCGCCATGGCGCTCGCCTGCGAGCCGGAATTGCTGATCGCCGACGAGCCGACCACGGCGCTCGACGTCACCACCCAGGTGCAGATCCTGGCCCTGCTGCGCGACCTGCAGCGGCGTCTTGGCATGGGCCTGCTGCTGATCACCCACGACCTCGGCGTGGTGGCGGAAGTCGCCGACCGCGTCGCCGTCATGTATGCCGGCCGGGTGGTGGAGGAAGGTCCGGTCGACCGTTTCTTCGCTGCCCCCGCCCACCCCTACGCGCGCGGCCTGCTCGATGCGGTGCGGCTGGAGGCACTGGCGCCCGGCAGCCGGCTGCCGGAGATCCCGGGCATGGTGCCCTCGCTGGTGCGGCGGCCGCCGGGCTGCGCCTTTGCCCCCCGCTGCGCCCGCGTCTCTCCCCGCTGCGAAGAAGAGGATCCCGTGCTGCGCACCGAAGCCGATGGCTGTCGCCATGCCTGCTTCAACCCGCATCGCGGCGACGACGCCGGCCAGGCCGCGGCATGA
- a CDS encoding ABC transporter ATP-binding protein: protein MTPPLLDLHRVTCGFVTARGVVRAVEEVSLRLHHGETLGLVGESGCGKSTLARLAMRLIAPGSGSIRFDGIDLATARGEDLRRYRAAVQMVFQDPYAALNPRETIGTILEQPLIVHRRGGRSARRAEALAMLARVGLRPELATRYPSELSGGQRQRVGIARALMLQPRMLVCDEAVSALDVSVRSQVLNLLLRLRADHGLGMLFISHDLSVVRHLADRVAVMYLGRIVEFAPRDMLWQAPLHPYTRALMAATPLANPAAARSRVAPPLPGEVPSPLDPPPGCHFHPRCPLAIPRCRQETPDLHEATSGHSVACHLAGESPCALPMVG, encoded by the coding sequence ATGACGCCGCCGCTGTTGGACCTGCACAGGGTGACGTGCGGCTTCGTCACGGCGCGTGGCGTGGTGCGCGCGGTGGAAGAGGTCAGCCTGCGGCTGCACCATGGGGAAACGCTGGGATTGGTGGGGGAGAGCGGGTGCGGCAAATCGACTCTCGCCCGGCTGGCGATGCGCCTGATTGCCCCCGGCAGCGGCAGCATCCGCTTCGACGGCATCGACCTGGCAACGGCCCGCGGCGAGGACCTGCGCCGCTACCGCGCCGCCGTGCAAATGGTCTTCCAGGATCCCTATGCCGCGCTCAACCCGCGCGAGACGATCGGCACCATCCTGGAACAGCCCCTGATCGTGCATCGCCGCGGCGGCAGGTCCGCGCGCCGGGCCGAGGCGCTTGCCATGCTCGCGCGCGTCGGCCTGCGGCCGGAACTCGCCACCCGTTACCCCTCGGAGCTCTCCGGCGGCCAGCGCCAGCGCGTCGGCATTGCCCGTGCGCTCATGCTGCAGCCGCGCATGTTGGTCTGTGACGAGGCGGTCTCAGCCCTTGATGTCTCGGTGCGGTCGCAGGTGCTGAACCTGTTGCTGAGGCTGCGCGCCGACCACGGTCTCGGCATGCTGTTCATCTCGCACGATCTTTCGGTGGTGCGCCATCTCGCCGACCGGGTGGCGGTGATGTATCTTGGCCGGATCGTCGAGTTCGCGCCACGTGACATGCTGTGGCAGGCCCCGCTGCATCCCTACACGCGTGCCCTGATGGCCGCGACACCGCTCGCCAATCCCGCCGCGGCACGGAGCCGCGTCGCACCGCCCTTGCCTGGCGAGGTGCCGAGCCCGCTTGATCCGCCGCCCGGCTGCCACTTCCATCCGCGCTGCCCGCTGGCAATCCCGAGATGCCGGCAGGAAACACCGGACCTGCACGAGGCAACATCCGGCCATTCGGTGGCCTGCCACCTCGCCGGTGAGTCGCCCTGTGCACTCCCGATGGTCGGATAA
- a CDS encoding DASS family sodium-coupled anion symporter, translating into MTSVTTTTFDRDGLTIAKVIGLSAGILGLVAVLLLPLPAGLPSAGLSMMAIMLFAVIIWMTEAVPYAVSAALIIALIAFILGLGPDLAQPKTLMGTTKALGMALSGFSNTAFALVAGAMFISAAMMITRLDKRIALLVLSRVGGKTRRILAGVIFVGFILSFFVPSTTARVSCIVPIVLGIITAFNVDRKSRFAAVLMIATAQADSLWNVGIKTAAAQNMIAVGFIEKQLGYSISWLEWFIAAAPFSALMSVVLYYVLLKMIPPEIDEIAGGRETIARELRQMGPVTTPEWRLLIISCVLLFLWTTEKQLHNFDTSTTTLAAIALMLMPGIGVMNWKDAQVRIGWGTIVLFGVGISLGECLLRTKAADWMANSIVATFGLQEMTALAIIAVLTLFLIIVHLGFASATGLSAAMIPIVIAVLQSIRTPGINVIGLTMIAQFVISFGFILPVNAPQNMVAYSTETFTARDFIRTGIPLTICAYLGILLMSMTYWRWLGLTG; encoded by the coding sequence ATGACGAGTGTTACCACGACAACATTCGATCGCGACGGCCTGACGATTGCCAAGGTGATCGGACTGAGTGCGGGCATTCTCGGTCTGGTCGCGGTTTTGCTGCTGCCGCTGCCGGCCGGGCTGCCATCGGCCGGCCTCAGCATGATGGCCATCATGTTGTTCGCGGTCATCATCTGGATGACCGAGGCAGTGCCCTATGCCGTGAGTGCCGCCCTGATCATCGCCCTGATCGCCTTCATCCTGGGCCTGGGGCCCGATCTTGCCCAGCCGAAGACCCTCATGGGGACGACCAAGGCCCTGGGCATGGCCCTGAGCGGGTTCTCCAACACCGCCTTTGCCCTGGTCGCCGGCGCGATGTTCATTTCGGCGGCGATGATGATCACCCGGCTCGACAAGCGCATCGCGCTGCTGGTCCTCTCCCGGGTGGGCGGCAAGACCAGGCGCATCCTGGCCGGCGTCATCTTCGTCGGCTTCATTCTCAGTTTCTTCGTGCCATCCACCACGGCCCGGGTGTCCTGCATCGTGCCGATCGTGCTGGGCATCATCACGGCCTTCAATGTCGACCGGAAAAGCCGCTTCGCCGCTGTATTGATGATCGCGACCGCCCAGGCCGATTCGCTGTGGAACGTGGGCATCAAGACGGCCGCGGCACAGAACATGATTGCCGTCGGCTTCATCGAAAAACAGCTGGGCTATTCGATCAGCTGGCTGGAATGGTTCATCGCCGCGGCCCCGTTCTCGGCCCTTATGTCGGTGGTGCTGTATTACGTGCTGCTGAAGATGATCCCTCCCGAAATCGATGAAATCGCGGGTGGCCGGGAGACCATCGCGCGCGAGCTGCGCCAGATGGGACCCGTGACGACGCCGGAATGGCGCCTGCTGATCATCTCCTGCGTGCTGTTGTTTCTCTGGACGACCGAGAAGCAACTGCACAATTTCGACACCTCGACCACGACGCTTGCGGCCATCGCCCTCATGCTGATGCCCGGCATCGGCGTGATGAACTGGAAGGATGCGCAGGTGCGGATCGGCTGGGGCACGATCGTGTTGTTCGGGGTGGGGATCAGCCTGGGTGAGTGCCTGCTGCGGACCAAGGCGGCCGATTGGATGGCCAACTCCATCGTGGCGACCTTCGGCCTGCAGGAGATGACGGCCTTGGCCATCATCGCGGTGCTCACGCTGTTCCTGATCATTGTCCATCTCGGCTTCGCCAGCGCCACCGGGCTGTCGGCAGCCATGATCCCGATCGTCATCGCGGTGCTCCAAAGCATCCGGACCCCCGGGATCAACGTCATCGGCCTGACCATGATCGCGCAATTCGTGATCAGTTTCGGATTCATCCTGCCGGTGAACGCGCCGCAGAACATGGTCGCCTACAGTACCGAGACGTTCACGGCCCGCGACTTCATCCGGACCGGCATCCCGCTCACGATTTGCGCCTATCTCGGTATCCTGTTGATGAGCATGACCTATTGGCGGTGGCTGGGATTGACCGGATAG
- a CDS encoding malate/lactate/ureidoglycolate dehydrogenase: MSTGAVVAADRLEQLVAAIFRGTGSAPEEAEEVARHLVEADLTGHASHGVTQVEIYVRSQRLGHLQPNRHAEIVRDDPPFLVVDGGIGFGQVIAREAIDLASERAKAAGVSILALRYAHHIGRLGAYGERCAAAGLIAILFANVVSIPRVAPFGGARSRLGTNPICIAFPATPRNPPVLVDFATSAIAGNKCRIAMAKGEEVAEGLLQDADGNPTRDPGVIFSEPAGSLRPFGGHKGYGLALACEILAGAIASGVPTLPQNLRAGRFLNNALAFVFDPTRIAGTQWQDLTDSVLENLRDTPPSPGSDGVLIPGEPEAQRRRVLQREGVPVDPVTMAALHRIGGELGLDVTAQLFG; the protein is encoded by the coding sequence GTGAGCACGGGCGCGGTGGTCGCGGCAGACCGGCTGGAGCAACTGGTTGCCGCCATCTTCCGTGGCACCGGCAGTGCGCCGGAGGAAGCGGAGGAGGTGGCACGTCACCTGGTGGAGGCGGATCTGACCGGCCATGCCAGCCATGGCGTGACCCAGGTCGAGATCTATGTGCGCAGCCAGCGCCTGGGGCACCTGCAGCCGAACCGCCATGCCGAGATCGTCCGCGACGACCCGCCTTTTCTCGTCGTCGATGGCGGCATCGGCTTCGGGCAGGTGATCGCGCGCGAGGCGATCGACCTGGCGAGCGAGCGGGCGAAGGCGGCCGGCGTGTCGATCCTGGCGCTGCGGTATGCGCATCATATCGGCCGGCTCGGCGCCTATGGCGAGCGCTGCGCGGCGGCGGGACTGATCGCCATCCTGTTCGCCAATGTCGTCAGCATCCCGCGGGTTGCCCCGTTCGGCGGCGCCCGGTCGCGGCTGGGCACCAACCCGATCTGCATTGCCTTTCCCGCCACGCCAAGGAATCCGCCGGTGCTGGTTGATTTCGCTACCAGCGCCATTGCCGGCAACAAATGCCGCATCGCCATGGCCAAGGGCGAGGAGGTAGCCGAGGGATTGCTGCAGGATGCGGACGGCAATCCGACCCGCGACCCAGGCGTCATCTTCAGCGAGCCGGCCGGATCGTTGCGCCCCTTCGGTGGCCACAAAGGGTACGGCCTGGCGCTGGCATGCGAAATCCTGGCCGGGGCCATCGCCTCGGGGGTGCCGACACTGCCCCAGAACCTGCGCGCCGGACGCTTCCTCAACAATGCCCTGGCCTTCGTCTTCGATCCGACCCGGATCGCCGGTACGCAGTGGCAGGACCTGACGGATTCCGTGCTGGAGAATCTCCGGGACACACCGCCCTCGCCTGGCAGCGACGGCGTCCTCATTCCCGGCGAGCCCGAGGCGCAACGGCGTCGTGTGCTGCAGCGCGAGGGCGTCCCGGTCGATCCCGTGACCATGGCCGCCCTGCACCGGATCGGCGGCGAGCTGGGGCTTGACGTGACGGCGCAGTTGTTCGGCTGA
- a CDS encoding VOC family protein yields the protein MSPLLPRIDHVVINVRDGLDAAAAQYRRLGFALTPRGHHSLGSSNHLAIFGDDYLELLGQEPDRTPRRTELWQAPAGLNGLVFKPPAGGDLAAVLAERGVPADPPRSFVRPVALAEGTREARFRTTTLPGAVATGRVFFCEHFTPELVWREEWRGHPNGVTGLAAFVIATDLPARDAAPFAQLFGADALAPVAGGLALAAGNAALLLLTPAEIARRYGDAVPSLPTGETRMVALELRVGSLAVARAALAEGGIADVREQPDRVVVPAAVAAGVTLAFIG from the coding sequence ATGTCCCCTCTGCTGCCCCGGATCGACCATGTCGTCATCAACGTGCGTGACGGCCTCGATGCCGCTGCGGCGCAGTACCGCCGGCTCGGCTTCGCGCTGACGCCGCGAGGCCATCACAGCCTTGGGTCCAGCAACCATCTGGCGATCTTCGGCGACGATTACCTGGAACTGCTGGGCCAGGAGCCGGATCGCACGCCGCGCCGCACCGAGCTGTGGCAGGCCCCGGCCGGCCTGAACGGGCTGGTGTTCAAGCCGCCCGCCGGCGGCGATCTCGCCGCGGTGCTGGCGGAGCGTGGCGTGCCGGCTGATCCGCCGCGCAGCTTCGTGCGGCCGGTGGCGCTGGCGGAGGGGACGCGCGAGGCACGATTCCGCACCACCACCTTGCCCGGCGCGGTTGCCACCGGCCGCGTCTTCTTTTGCGAGCATTTCACGCCCGAGCTGGTCTGGCGCGAGGAATGGCGGGGTCATCCGAACGGAGTGACCGGGCTGGCGGCCTTCGTGATCGCAACCGACCTTCCCGCCCGCGACGCCGCCCCTTTCGCACAGTTGTTCGGCGCCGACGCCCTGGCCCCGGTTGCCGGTGGCCTCGCCCTGGCGGCCGGCAACGCCGCGCTGCTGCTGTTGACGCCAGCCGAGATCGCGCGCCGCTACGGCGATGCGGTGCCATCCCTGCCCACTGGCGAGACGCGGATGGTGGCGCTGGAACTGCGGGTCGGGTCGCTGGCGGTGGCCAGGGCTGCCCTGGCCGAGGGCGGCATCGCCGATGTGCGCGAGCAACCGGACCGGGTGGTGGTGCCGGCTGCGGTCGCGGCCGGGGTTACGCTGGCTTTCATCGGCTGA
- a CDS encoding ABC transporter substrate-binding protein translates to MTTSFLLSRRAMLAGAAMAAGPFAIRQASAEQPVRGGVLNVHFGSEQRILNPALRASTGVYVVTSKIIEALVDLDATGRPVPVLATGWSATPDGRSITFRLREGVTWHDGKPFTAADVQFNAMELWKKHLNYGTQLQQYLEAVETPDPHTAVFRYARPMPLDLLLRALCDLGYVVPRHLFEGGNVLDNPANTAPVGTGPYRFVQYERGQFIIAERNPSYWRAGLPYLDRIVWRVITDKSAAAAALEAGQIQISAYNALPLADLDRLKDDPRFEISTRGLEANAFNNTLEFNTRRKELADVRVRRAIAHAINVPFFIENFLYGQGKPATGPIPSSSPAFYPAGSKPPYPFDRRKAEALLDEAGYRRGAGGVRFTLRLVPINNGEDVPLLATFIQQSLAAVGIKVEIAQFDIAGALTTVYRDWNFDLATGWHQYRGDPAVSTTVWYRSGSPKGAPWTNQFGWQSDRVDALTDEAASETDPARRRALYAQWVEAVNAEIPVWMITERQFFAATSRRVRNHHTSPRWDSGDYRDVWLSA, encoded by the coding sequence ATGACCACATCCTTTCTGTTGAGCCGTCGTGCCATGCTCGCCGGGGCGGCCATGGCGGCCGGCCCGTTCGCCATCCGCCAGGCCAGCGCCGAACAACCGGTGCGCGGCGGCGTGCTGAACGTGCATTTCGGCTCCGAACAGCGCATCCTCAACCCGGCGCTGCGGGCCTCCACCGGCGTCTATGTGGTCACCAGCAAGATCATCGAGGCCCTGGTCGACCTCGACGCCACTGGCCGCCCGGTGCCGGTCCTGGCCACCGGCTGGAGCGCCACACCGGATGGGCGCAGCATCACCTTCCGCCTGCGCGAAGGCGTGACCTGGCATGACGGCAAGCCGTTCACCGCGGCCGATGTCCAGTTCAACGCCATGGAACTGTGGAAAAAGCACCTCAACTACGGCACCCAGTTGCAGCAGTACCTGGAAGCGGTGGAGACCCCCGATCCACACACCGCGGTCTTCCGCTATGCCCGGCCGATGCCGCTCGACCTGTTGCTGCGGGCGCTGTGCGACCTTGGCTACGTGGTGCCGCGGCATCTGTTCGAGGGCGGCAACGTGCTGGACAACCCCGCCAATACCGCCCCGGTCGGCACCGGCCCCTATCGCTTCGTGCAATACGAGCGCGGCCAGTTCATCATCGCCGAGCGCAACCCGAGCTACTGGCGCGCCGGCCTGCCGTACCTGGATCGGATCGTCTGGCGGGTCATCACCGACAAATCCGCCGCCGCGGCGGCGCTGGAAGCGGGACAGATCCAGATCAGCGCCTACAACGCGCTGCCGCTGGCCGATCTGGACCGGCTGAAGGACGATCCGCGCTTCGAGATCTCCACCCGCGGCCTGGAGGCGAACGCCTTCAACAACACGCTGGAATTCAACACCCGCCGCAAGGAACTTGCGGATGTGCGGGTGCGCCGCGCGATCGCGCACGCCATCAACGTGCCGTTCTTCATCGAGAACTTCCTCTACGGCCAGGGCAAGCCGGCCACCGGCCCCATTCCTTCGTCCTCGCCCGCCTTCTACCCGGCCGGCAGCAAGCCGCCCTACCCGTTCGACCGCCGCAAGGCCGAAGCCCTGCTGGACGAGGCCGGCTACCGTCGCGGCGCCGGCGGCGTGCGCTTCACCCTGCGGCTGGTGCCGATCAACAATGGCGAGGACGTGCCGCTGCTCGCCACCTTCATCCAGCAATCCCTGGCCGCGGTCGGCATCAAGGTGGAGATCGCGCAGTTCGATATCGCCGGCGCGCTGACCACGGTCTATCGCGACTGGAACTTCGACCTCGCCACCGGCTGGCACCAGTACCGCGGCGACCCGGCCGTCTCCACCACGGTCTGGTACCGCTCCGGCAGCCCGAAGGGCGCGCCCTGGACCAACCAGTTCGGCTGGCAGTCGGACCGGGTGGATGCCCTGACCGACGAGGCGGCCAGCGAGACCGACCCGGCCCGCCGGCGCGCGCTCTATGCGCAATGGGTCGAGGCGGTGAACGCCGAGATCCCGGTGTGGATGATCACCGAACGCCAGTTCTTCGCCGCCACCAGCCGACGGGTGCGCAATCACCACACCTCGCCGCGCTGGGATTCCGGCGATTACCGCGACGTCTGGCTGTCGGCCTGA
- a CDS encoding ABC transporter permease, producing MRLLGLALRRLAASLPTLGVIVIGLFLLLQFAPGDTVDALLAQMGGGDPAMAEQLRHFYGLDLSVAARLGQYLWRLVQLDLGFSAIYDKPVAAVILERLPATLLLMGSALCFAFAAGMALGILAAQRINGWPDTLISTLGLVFYATPSFWFGLMGIVVFAVRLGWLPPGGLEDVGQQAGGLARVLDIAWHLLLPTLTLSLIFLATYLRIMRAAVLEVLTLDFVRTARAKGLSETAVLTRHVLRNALLPMITLIGLQAGTMLGGSVVVESVFALPGLGRLAFEAVVQRDVNTLLGIAFVSSLVVIVVNFLTDLLYGLVDPRIAGRD from the coding sequence ATGCGTCTGCTCGGGCTGGCGTTGCGTCGGCTGGCCGCGAGCCTGCCGACGCTGGGCGTGATCGTCATCGGCCTGTTCCTGCTGCTGCAATTCGCACCGGGGGACACGGTCGATGCGCTGCTGGCGCAGATGGGCGGCGGCGACCCGGCCATGGCCGAGCAGTTGCGGCATTTCTACGGGCTCGACCTGTCGGTGGCGGCGCGGCTTGGCCAGTACCTGTGGCGGCTGGTGCAACTCGATCTCGGCTTCTCCGCGATTTACGACAAGCCGGTGGCAGCGGTGATCCTGGAGCGGCTGCCGGCGACGCTGCTGCTGATGGGATCGGCGCTGTGCTTCGCCTTCGCGGCGGGCATGGCGCTTGGCATCCTGGCGGCGCAACGCATCAATGGCTGGCCGGACACGCTGATCTCGACGCTGGGCCTGGTGTTCTACGCCACGCCGTCCTTCTGGTTCGGCCTGATGGGCATCGTGGTGTTCGCGGTCCGGCTGGGCTGGTTACCGCCGGGCGGGCTGGAGGATGTGGGACAGCAGGCAGGCGGCCTGGCGCGCGTGCTTGACATCGCCTGGCATCTGCTGCTGCCGACGCTGACGCTGTCGCTGATCTTCCTGGCCACCTATCTGCGCATCATGCGCGCCGCGGTGCTCGAGGTGCTGACGCTGGATTTCGTCCGCACCGCCCGCGCCAAGGGGCTGAGTGAGACCGCGGTACTGACCCGCCACGTGCTGCGCAACGCGCTGCTGCCCATGATCACGCTGATCGGCCTGCAGGCCGGGACCATGCTCGGCGGTTCGGTGGTGGTGGAAAGCGTGTTCGCCCTGCCCGGGCTCGGCCGGCTTGCCTTCGAGGCCGTGGTGCAGCGCGATGTGAACACGCTGCTTGGCATCGCCTTCGTCTCCTCCCTGGTGGTGATCGTGGTGAATTTCCTCACCGACCTCTTGTACGGGCTGGTCGACCCCCGCATCGCAGGGCGCGACTGA
- a CDS encoding ABC transporter permease, whose translation MRHFLRSPAAVIGLALLLAVLAMAASADLCFSGDPLDLAGRPLQWPFTNPHLWLGTDNRGRDIAAQIFHGARVSLLIGGVATLLALLIGIVIGAVAGYYGGWIDDVLMRITEAFQILPGFLLLLVLVAVYGSTLPTETVAIGVVSWPPAARLTRAEFLTLRQRDFVQACRGQGMGDARLIFTEILPNALPPIVVYASVIMAVAILMESALAFLQLSDPNVPSWGNLIGSGRAVLRVQWYVSAIPGVAILLTVLAVSLVGQGLNDALNPRLHRR comes from the coding sequence ATGCGGCACTTCCTGCGCAGCCCGGCAGCGGTCATCGGACTGGCGCTGCTGCTGGCGGTCCTGGCGATGGCGGCCAGCGCCGATCTGTGCTTTTCCGGCGACCCGCTCGACCTGGCCGGCCGGCCGTTGCAATGGCCCTTCACCAACCCGCATCTGTGGCTCGGCACCGATAATCGCGGCCGCGACATCGCAGCCCAGATCTTCCATGGCGCGCGGGTCTCGCTGCTGATCGGCGGGGTGGCGACCCTGCTCGCGCTGCTGATCGGCATCGTCATCGGCGCGGTCGCCGGGTACTACGGCGGCTGGATCGACGACGTGCTGATGCGCATCACCGAGGCCTTCCAGATCCTGCCGGGCTTCCTGCTGCTGCTGGTGCTGGTGGCGGTGTACGGCTCGACGCTGCCGACCGAAACCGTGGCGATCGGCGTGGTGTCCTGGCCGCCGGCGGCGCGGCTGACCCGGGCGGAATTCCTCACTCTGCGTCAGCGTGATTTCGTACAGGCCTGCCGTGGCCAGGGCATGGGCGATGCCCGGCTGATCTTCACTGAAATCCTGCCGAACGCGCTGCCACCGATCGTGGTCTATGCCAGCGTGATCATGGCGGTGGCGATCCTGATGGAGAGCGCCCTGGCCTTCCTGCAGCTTTCCGACCCCAATGTCCCTTCCTGGGGCAACCTGATCGGCAGCGGCCGGGCTGTGCTGCGGGTGCAATGGTACGTGTCGGCGATCCCCGGCGTGGCGATCCTGCTGACGGTCCTGGCGGTCTCGCTGGTCGGCCAGGGGCTGAACGACGCACTCAATCCGCGGCTGCACCGCCGATGA
- a CDS encoding ABC transporter ATP-binding protein has translation MTVIPAADPALAIERLSITLPAGAERRLAVEDVSLALPAGQITCVVGASGSGKTMLANAVIGLLPEGVRAVAGEIRCDGQNLLALPPAALRQIRGRRVGMVFQEPMTALNPLQRIGRQIGEILRTHTDLSAAAIRARVLQLLGEVRLPDPATAIDAYPHQLSGGQRQRAMIAMAMALEPPVLIADEPTTALDVTTQAQILALIRALQRRRGTAVLFITHDFGVVADIADQVAVMSGGHLVEHGPAASVLQQPRHAATRALIAAVPTLQVPPPRPVPSRDAALRIDGLTKTFAERSLLGRVKRRVAALAGVSLTLPRGSTLGIVGESGSGKSTLARCLVRLLEADAGAVRIGDCPFSTLRGSELRTARRRVQMIFQDPFASLNPRRRVGTLLAQGPVLQGVPVTEARRRATELLELVGLDPAAAERYPHEFSGGQRQRICIARALTMQPEILVADEPVSALDVSIQAQVLALLADLQARLGLSMVFITHDLRIAASICDRIAVMQNGRVVEEGETARLFTAPAHPYTAALLAAVPGRRERFGSPPTSHTNP, from the coding sequence ATGACCGTGATCCCTGCCGCCGACCCGGCCCTGGCCATCGAGCGCCTGTCCATCACTCTGCCCGCCGGCGCCGAACGGCGCCTCGCCGTGGAGGACGTATCGCTGGCCTTGCCGGCCGGCCAGATCACCTGCGTGGTGGGCGCTTCCGGCTCGGGCAAGACCATGCTCGCCAACGCCGTCATCGGCCTGCTGCCGGAGGGCGTTCGCGCCGTCGCCGGCGAGATCCGCTGTGACGGACAGAACCTGCTGGCACTGCCGCCGGCGGCGCTGCGGCAGATTCGCGGCCGGCGCGTCGGCATGGTGTTCCAGGAACCGATGACCGCGCTCAACCCGCTGCAGCGGATCGGCCGGCAGATCGGCGAGATCCTGCGCACCCACACCGATTTGTCGGCCGCCGCCATCCGCGCGCGGGTGCTGCAGTTGCTGGGGGAGGTGCGCCTGCCCGATCCGGCCACCGCCATCGACGCCTATCCGCACCAGCTCTCCGGTGGGCAGCGGCAGCGGGCGATGATCGCCATGGCGATGGCCCTGGAACCGCCGGTGCTGATCGCCGACGAGCCCACCACGGCGCTGGATGTCACCACCCAGGCCCAGATCCTGGCGCTGATCCGCGCGCTGCAGCGCCGGCGCGGCACCGCGGTGCTGTTCATCACCCATGATTTCGGCGTGGTCGCCGACATCGCCGACCAGGTGGCGGTGATGAGCGGCGGGCATCTGGTGGAGCATGGCCCCGCCGCCTCGGTGCTGCAGCAGCCGCGCCACGCGGCGACACGGGCGCTGATCGCCGCGGTCCCGACCTTGCAGGTACCACCGCCACGCCCAGTGCCGTCGCGTGATGCCGCCCTGCGGATCGATGGCCTGACCAAGACCTTCGCCGAGCGCAGCCTGCTTGGGAGGGTAAAACGGCGAGTCGCGGCGCTGGCCGGGGTCTCCCTGACGCTGCCGCGCGGCAGCACCCTGGGCATCGTCGGCGAGAGCGGCTCGGGCAAGTCCACCCTGGCCCGTTGCCTGGTGCGGCTGCTCGAAGCCGATGCGGGTGCGGTACGGATCGGCGACTGCCCGTTCTCCACGTTGCGGGGCAGTGAATTGCGGACGGCGCGGCGACGGGTGCAGATGATCTTCCAGGATCCCTTCGCCTCGCTCAATCCACGGCGACGCGTCGGCACATTGCTGGCACAGGGACCGGTGCTGCAGGGCGTGCCGGTGACGGAGGCCCGGCGACGGGCCACGGAATTGCTGGAACTGGTAGGGCTCGATCCGGCGGCGGCGGAACGGTACCCGCACGAATTCTCCGGCGGCCAACGCCAGCGCATCTGCATCGCCCGGGCCCTGACCATGCAGCCCGAGATCCTGGTGGCCGACGAGCCGGTCTCGGCGCTGGACGTCTCGATTCAGGCGCAGGTCCTTGCCTTGCTCGCCGACCTGCAGGCGCGGCTCGGCCTGTCGATGGTGTTCATCACCCATGACCTGCGGATCGCGGCCAGCATCTGCGACCGCATCGCGGTGATGCAGAACGGCCGCGTGGTGGAGGAAGGCGAAACCGCCCGGCTGTTCACGGCCCCGGCGCATCCCTACACCGCCGCCCTGCTCGCCGCGGTGCCGGGACGACGGGAGCGGTTCGGGTCGCCGCCAACCAGTCATACGAACCCATGA